In Thermorudis peleae, a genomic segment contains:
- a CDS encoding DUF1015 family protein — MDGRTGATCPEHDVTEAVPRLHGEVRLLPFRALRYNPHYVAQLSAILGPPDDFRSHRQARELGRMHPYHSIWLELPDEDEEHFREAQQRFMRWRAENILVEDQHPGFYLYAHHYRRLGSAYRRLGIFGIIPVQDETSRPTLLPHEGVMPSVVARRLALRQALNADVSAIYVVAQAEGRLRSTLEDLSTKAEPLLDIHDTKGERHQLWAITDSVAIRLLTQVLANSPLVIADGHHRYAAARADWHARRSSGDQYADAAGLVLVHLVDAADPGIQLRPIHRLVRGLTAERVQAVLAACRQYCDVFELSPLYPLTAERLQHTLAAAQSVHGVIFVLASAATQHVYALYQSTSVAVPNELEVERCEHFVMEPLRRVLGLPPEAVGYEPELEGVVRHLVSDPTAAAVLLRPPQLADVLARAQLGRLLPPKSTSFYPKVPLGLLFRAFDVD, encoded by the coding sequence GTGGACGGTCGCACTGGCGCTACGTGTCCTGAGCATGATGTAACTGAAGCAGTACCCCGACTTCATGGGGAAGTGCGACTGTTGCCGTTTCGTGCCTTGCGATACAACCCCCACTATGTTGCTCAACTTAGCGCGATACTTGGCCCCCCGGACGATTTTCGCTCTCATCGCCAAGCTCGTGAGCTTGGGCGAATGCATCCCTATCACAGCATATGGCTTGAGTTGCCGGATGAAGATGAAGAGCATTTTCGCGAAGCGCAACAACGCTTTATGCGGTGGCGAGCAGAGAACATCCTGGTGGAAGATCAGCATCCTGGGTTCTATCTCTACGCCCACCACTATCGTCGTCTTGGTTCCGCATATCGACGTCTGGGCATATTTGGCATTATCCCAGTGCAGGATGAAACGAGCCGGCCAACGTTACTTCCACATGAAGGAGTCATGCCGAGTGTTGTCGCTCGCCGACTTGCGCTTCGCCAAGCACTCAATGCCGATGTCAGCGCGATCTATGTCGTTGCCCAGGCTGAGGGGCGTCTGCGCTCGACGCTCGAAGATCTGAGCACCAAAGCTGAACCTCTTCTTGATATTCACGATACGAAGGGTGAGCGGCACCAGCTTTGGGCAATTACTGATTCCGTGGCAATCCGTCTCCTTACGCAGGTACTTGCGAATTCCCCGCTTGTTATCGCCGATGGGCACCATCGCTACGCTGCAGCACGTGCTGACTGGCATGCACGGCGCAGCAGTGGTGATCAATACGCAGATGCGGCTGGCCTCGTCCTTGTCCACCTTGTCGATGCTGCAGATCCAGGCATCCAGCTTCGGCCAATTCATCGTCTGGTTCGTGGGCTCACGGCTGAGCGAGTACAGGCAGTGCTCGCAGCGTGCCGCCAGTACTGTGACGTGTTTGAGTTGAGTCCGCTCTATCCATTAACGGCTGAGCGCTTACAGCATACCTTGGCAGCAGCACAATCAGTGCACGGCGTGATCTTTGTGCTTGCGTCGGCAGCGACGCAGCATGTCTATGCGCTTTACCAGTCCACCTCAGTTGCTGTCCCGAATGAGTTAGAAGTTGAGCGGTGTGAGCATTTCGTTATGGAACCGCTTCGGCGAGTCCTTGGTCTGCCGCCTGAGGCCGTAGGGTATGAGCCGGAACTGGAGGGAGTTGTTCGCCATCTTGTGAGTGATCCAACGGCAGCGGCTGTTCTTTTGCGCCCTCCGCAATTGGCTGATGTGTTGGCTCGCGCTCAACTCGGTCGCCTTCTCCCTCCTAAATCCACCTCGTTCTACCCGAAGGTACCGCTTGGTCTACTCTTCCGAGCATTCGATGTCGACTAG
- the mutS gene encoding DNA mismatch repair protein MutS translates to MSTPIRQQYLAVKRQYPDAIVFFRLGDFYETFDEDAHIAASVLDITLTSREMGKGQRVPMAGIPYHAAEGYIARLVSAGYKVALCDQVGEPDGRHLVERRVTRVVTPGTVTDPAMLDASRNTYIAAVLLEGTRAGLAVADVSTGEFAVTELLAERAEQVQDLLRRELLRLSPAEVIHPQLPDETSDALCECLPEGVYRSPTDAVTWRLNTAEAALREHFRVETLEAFGCAGKPFAIRAAGALLLYLQETQKGNLAHITELVTYSLDTFMTLDAQTRRNLELVENLRGERRHSLIAVLDQTCTPMGARFLRRWVNQPLLDLAAIRARQDCVAALVGDALLRTQLREQLKRVADVERLINRVVTGAAGPREVLSLGVSLRTLPVIQQLVSRAPALSTYAVLPDCQNVVRLIEQAVVDDPPGTLGQGQVIRPGFSPELDAVRSSIQEARTWIASLEQRERERTGIKSLKVGYNKVFGYYIEVSNANRALVPQDYQRKQTLVGAERYITPELKIYEQQVLHAEERIAALEEDAFRRVLAEVASTAEPIRRAARLLAELDVFASLAEVAVRRRYVRPEVDDSTVLAITGGRHPIVEAVLESGRFVPNDTYLDTSEQQIMLLTGPNMAGKSTYLRQVALIVLLAQIGSFVPAEQARIGLVDRIFTRLGAQDDIASGQSTFMVEMVETAAILHHATPRSLVVLDEIGRGTSTYDGLAIARAVIEHLHNSQRLGCRTLFATHYHELTELERILPRVRNYRMDVLEEGERVVFLHRVVPGGADKSYGIHVAQLAGMPRAVVRRAREILAELEQGPAAQEKARRRAALSHAQEPVIQLTLFGPPHPVLEELKRLDVEALSPIEALTTLYALQRRLREESP, encoded by the coding sequence ATGAGCACACCAATCCGTCAGCAATATCTTGCCGTAAAGCGACAGTATCCTGACGCGATCGTATTCTTCCGCCTCGGTGATTTCTACGAGACATTTGATGAGGATGCCCACATCGCTGCATCAGTCCTCGACATTACGCTGACGTCCCGTGAGATGGGTAAGGGGCAACGCGTGCCGATGGCTGGCATCCCCTACCATGCCGCTGAGGGATATATTGCTCGCTTGGTTAGTGCTGGCTACAAAGTTGCGCTGTGTGACCAGGTTGGCGAACCGGATGGTCGACATCTCGTCGAGCGTCGCGTAACTCGTGTGGTGACGCCGGGTACAGTAACCGATCCAGCGATGCTCGATGCTAGCCGTAATACTTATATCGCCGCAGTATTGCTTGAAGGCACGCGAGCTGGCCTCGCTGTCGCTGATGTCTCGACAGGAGAATTTGCGGTTACCGAACTGCTCGCTGAGCGTGCTGAACAGGTACAAGATCTGTTACGGCGTGAATTGCTCCGCCTGAGCCCTGCGGAAGTCATTCATCCGCAGTTGCCCGACGAAACGTCAGATGCATTGTGCGAGTGCTTACCAGAAGGTGTCTATCGAAGCCCAACCGACGCTGTAACATGGCGGCTGAACACTGCCGAAGCCGCACTTCGCGAGCATTTCCGTGTTGAGACACTTGAGGCATTTGGTTGTGCGGGAAAGCCTTTTGCCATTCGGGCGGCAGGGGCGCTGTTGCTCTATCTCCAGGAGACGCAAAAGGGGAATCTCGCGCACATAACCGAGCTCGTAACGTATTCGCTTGACACGTTCATGACGCTCGATGCGCAAACGCGTCGTAATCTCGAATTGGTTGAAAATCTCCGAGGAGAGCGCCGGCATTCGCTCATCGCAGTCCTTGACCAGACGTGTACTCCGATGGGGGCACGGTTCCTTCGTCGCTGGGTCAATCAACCGTTGCTCGATCTTGCTGCAATTCGTGCGCGACAGGATTGTGTTGCCGCGCTTGTTGGTGACGCATTGCTTCGTACACAGCTTCGTGAGCAACTGAAGCGTGTAGCAGATGTTGAGCGGCTTATCAACCGGGTCGTGACAGGTGCAGCCGGACCACGTGAAGTGCTGTCACTTGGCGTATCCCTGCGGACGTTGCCAGTTATCCAGCAGCTGGTTTCACGTGCTCCTGCGCTCTCAACCTATGCTGTACTACCAGATTGTCAAAATGTCGTGCGACTGATTGAGCAAGCTGTGGTTGATGATCCACCGGGGACGCTTGGACAAGGACAGGTCATCCGGCCGGGATTCAGTCCGGAGTTGGATGCGGTGCGTTCGTCGATACAAGAAGCGCGTACCTGGATTGCGAGCCTTGAACAGCGGGAACGCGAGCGTACCGGAATTAAGTCGCTCAAGGTTGGCTATAACAAGGTCTTTGGCTACTACATCGAGGTGAGCAACGCGAACCGGGCGCTTGTCCCACAGGATTACCAGCGGAAGCAGACGCTCGTTGGGGCTGAGCGCTACATAACCCCCGAGTTGAAGATCTATGAACAACAAGTGCTGCACGCGGAAGAGCGCATCGCTGCACTTGAGGAGGATGCCTTTCGACGTGTGCTCGCAGAGGTTGCCAGTACTGCGGAACCGATCCGTCGTGCTGCGCGCTTGCTTGCTGAACTCGATGTGTTTGCCTCCCTTGCCGAAGTAGCAGTGCGCCGCCGTTACGTTCGCCCGGAGGTTGATGACAGTACGGTGCTTGCTATCACTGGGGGGCGGCATCCGATCGTTGAAGCCGTGTTGGAATCGGGTCGCTTTGTTCCCAATGACACCTACCTTGATACAAGCGAGCAACAAATTATGCTCCTGACTGGGCCCAACATGGCCGGCAAATCCACCTATCTTCGCCAAGTGGCATTGATTGTCCTTCTGGCACAGATCGGCTCGTTCGTGCCAGCTGAACAAGCCCGGATTGGTCTCGTTGATCGCATCTTTACCCGACTTGGCGCGCAAGATGATATTGCCAGCGGCCAGAGCACATTTATGGTCGAGATGGTTGAAACGGCGGCGATCTTGCATCATGCAACACCGCGCTCACTTGTTGTTTTGGACGAAATTGGTCGCGGCACGAGCACGTATGACGGGCTCGCGATCGCCCGCGCGGTGATCGAGCACCTCCACAATAGCCAGCGACTCGGCTGCCGCACACTCTTTGCGACCCACTACCATGAGTTGACAGAACTTGAGCGGATTTTGCCGCGCGTGCGGAACTATCGCATGGACGTGCTTGAAGAAGGAGAGCGCGTGGTTTTCTTGCATCGTGTTGTTCCAGGGGGAGCCGACAAGAGCTACGGCATTCATGTTGCACAACTTGCCGGTATGCCGCGGGCGGTCGTGCGCCGGGCCCGTGAGATCCTTGCCGAGCTTGAACAAGGACCTGCTGCACAGGAAAAGGCACGCCGACGGGCCGCTCTCAGCCATGCCCAAGAACCGGTGATTCAACTCACGCTCTTTGGTCCGC